A stretch of the Lonchura striata isolate bLonStr1 chromosome 17, bLonStr1.mat, whole genome shotgun sequence genome encodes the following:
- the PCMTD2 gene encoding protein-L-isoaspartate O-methyltransferase domain-containing protein 2, protein MGGAVSAGEDNDELIDNLKEAQYIRTELVEQAFRAIDRADYYLEEFKDNAYKDLAWKHGNIHLSAPCIYSEVMEALDLQPGLSFLNLGSGTGYLSSMVGLILGPFGVNHGVELHSDVIEYAKQKLDFFIKTSDSFDKFEFCEPSFVIGNCLEISPDCTQYDRVYCGAGVQKEHEDYMKSLLKVGGILVMPLEEKLTKITRTGPSAWETKKILAVSFAPLIQPNHTDSGKSRLVHLPPVAVRSLQDLARIAIRGTIKKIIHQEAMSRAGNGLKSPARFKRRRLRRRRMETIVFLDKEVFASRISNPSDDNNNSEDMDEERPEEEETKPSELKPEPPVNFLREKVLSLPLPDPLKYYLLYYREK, encoded by the exons ATGGGAGGCGCGGTGAGTGCGGGAGAAGATAACGATGAATTAATTGATAACCTGAAGGAGGCCCAGTACATCAGGACAGAGCTGGTGGAACAAGCATTCCGAGCCATTGATCGGGCAGATTACTACCTGGAAGAGTTCAAAGACAATGCCTATAAGGATTTGGCATGGAAGCATGGAAATATTCATCTCTCAGCACCATGCATTTACTCAGAGGTGATGGAAGCTTTGGACCTGCAACCAGGGCTCTCGTTTCTGAACCTTGGCAGTGGCACTGGTTATCTGAGTTCCATGGTTGGACTCATCCTGG GTCCTTTTGGGGTTAACCATGGTGTGGAGCTTCACTCTGACGTGATTGAGTACGCGAAGCAGAAATTGGactttttcattaaaacaagCGACAGCTTTGACAA GTTTGAATTTTGTGAGCCATCCTTTGTCATTGGCAATTGTTTAGAGATTTCTCCAGACTGCACTCAGTATGACCGTGTTTACTGTGGTGCTGGAGTCCAGAAGGAGCATGAGGATTACATGAAGAGCCTGTTGAAAGTTGGGGGAATTCTTGTCATGCCTCTAGAAGAGAAG TTGACTAAGATAACTCGGACTGGTCCTTCTGCCTGGGAGACCAAGAAGATTCTGGCTGTTTCCTTTGCTCCTTTGATTCAGCCAAACCACACAGATTCAGGAAAATCAAGGCTCGTTCACTTGC CCCCCGTGGCCGTTCGGAGCCTGCAGGACCTGGCTCGCATCGCCATCAGAGGCACCATCAAGAAGATCATCCATCAGGAGGCCATGAGCAGGGCTGGCAATGGGCTGAAGAGCCCGGCCAGGTTCAAGCGGAGGCGGCTGCGGCGCCGGCGCATGGAGAccatcgtgttcctggacaaggagGTGTTCGCCAGCCGCATCTCCAACCCCTCGGACGACAACAACAACAGCGAGGACATGGACGAGGAGAggccggaggaggaggaaacCAAACCCTCTGAACTAAAGCCAGAGCCTCCTGTAAACTTTCTGAGAGAAAAGGTCTTGAGCCTGCCATTGCCCGATCCCTTGAAGTATTACTTGCTTTATTACAGggaaaaatag